The Gemmatimonas aurantiaca T-27 DNA segment CGCCGCGCGCGAAGAGCGTGGCACGCGGGCGGTGATCATTTCCGGTTCTGGGTACGCAGGCTGGTCACTGCGTGGTGGTCGTCCGCGTGAAGCCTTCACTGCGCTGTGGGGCGCGATCTTCGATTGGGTGTCGGCGGGTCGCGGTGATGTGCGTGCCGCGCGCCCGGTGGCAGGACTGACCCGCGCTGGTGAGCCGGTGCTGTGGCGTCGCGGTGGCGCGGACACGCTGGTGGCGGTCGCCATCACCCGGCGTGGAGCGGCCCAGGCGGCCAACACGCCCGCCGACTCACTCACGCTCACATTCCCGTCTCGCAGCTTCGATGTGACGTCGATCCCATTGCCGGCCGGGGTGTATGACGTGCGTACGGCCGGTGGCAGCAGCGTACTGGTGGTGAACGCGGCGCGTGAATGGGTGCCCCGTGCACCGACCGTGATGGCCGGCAATGCGACCCGCAGCGCGTCCAGCTCCACGGCGCCGCGATTGGTCGATGCCGGATGGCCCTTTCTGCTCGCGCTGCTGCTCCTGTGCGGCGAATGGCTGGGGCGCCGGGCTGCTGGCCAGCGATAGCGCCTCCCCGAATCTCACTACGGCTTCTCCGCATGTCGCGACTATTCAGACGAAAAGATGATGTTCCCAAGCGCTCGCTGTGGCAGCGCGTCAAGGACATCGTGCGCACCGACGTGTCGGTGCTGTTCAAGGGTGTTGATGAAGGTTCGCTCGAGGCGCTGGAAACACTGCTCATCGAGTCCGACTTTGGTGTGCCCACCTCGCTCGCGCTGGTGGCCGAAGTGGAGCGACGACACAAGCGCGGTGAGGTGAAGACCGAGGCGGAGTTCCGTCAGGCTCTCGCCGACGGCGTGGCCAATGCGTTGCGGACCGGCAATGCGGATCCGGCGATGGCCATGGCCGCATCGGGCCCGACGGTGCTGTTGGTGATCGGTGTGAACGGTGCAGGGAAAACCACGTTCATCGGCAAGCTGGCCGCGCAGTACCGTGCGCAGGGCAAGCGGGTGCTGGTTGGCGCGGCCGACACGTTCCGCGCCGGCGCCATCGATCAGTTGCGCGTATGGGCCGAGCGTTCGGGGGCGGAATTCGTGGGCGGGAAGCCGGGATCAGATCCCGCGTCGGTGGCCTACGACGCCGTGGACGCGGGGATTGCCCGCAACATGGATCTGATCATCGTGGACACGGCGGGGCGTCTGCATACGAGTGACGACCTGATGACGGAGCTGCGCAAGATGCATCGGGTCATCGGCAAGCGGATGCCGGAAGCCCCTCACGAAATCCTGCTGGTCCTCGACGGGACCATCGGGCAGAATGCGCTGTCGCAGGCACGCACGTTCTCCAGTGCCGTGCCCGTCACCGGCGTGGTGGTGACCAAGCTCGATGGCACCGCCAAGGGAGGTATCGTGGTGGCGGTGCATGAAGCCCTCAATGTCCCCATCAAGTACGTGGGGGTGGGGGAACAGGTCGGTGATCTCGAGCCGTTTGACGCCGACGTGTACGCGAAGGAACTGGTCGAGGCCTGACCACACTCCGGCACCTGCGGCACATACTCATCAGGTAGATGGCCGATCCGTTTGACCGTGACAGGGAACGCCGTGTGCCGTCGCGGCGTCCTCCGCGACTCACGTTCGACACGCCGGTCACCTATCTCAAGGGTGTGGGCCCTGCGCGGGCGCTCATGCTTGCTCGGCTCGGCATCACAGTGGCCGGCGATCTGCTGCGCCATGTGCCACACCGGTATGAAGACGCCTCCACGATCACGCCCATCAATGATGCGGCGATTGGGGCCGATGTCAGCGTCCTTGGGCAGGTCATCGCCAAGGGCGTGCTACCCACGCGCAAAGGCCTGCGGGTTTTTCAGGCAGTCATCCAGGACAGCTCCGGGCTGATCGAGATCGCCTGGCCGGGCCAGCCGTTCCTCGATCGCACGATCAACAAGGGAGATTGGCTGTTGTGCACCGGCCCCGTGCGCTTTTTCCACGGGAGACGGTTACAGCCGCGCGAGTACGTGAACCTCGGTCCCGATGAAGAGGGCACCGGTGGCGGACGTGTGCTGGCGATCTATCCGAGCACCGA contains these protein-coding regions:
- the ftsY gene encoding signal recognition particle-docking protein FtsY gives rise to the protein MSRLFRRKDDVPKRSLWQRVKDIVRTDVSVLFKGVDEGSLEALETLLIESDFGVPTSLALVAEVERRHKRGEVKTEAEFRQALADGVANALRTGNADPAMAMAASGPTVLLVIGVNGAGKTTFIGKLAAQYRAQGKRVLVGAADTFRAGAIDQLRVWAERSGAEFVGGKPGSDPASVAYDAVDAGIARNMDLIIVDTAGRLHTSDDLMTELRKMHRVIGKRMPEAPHEILLVLDGTIGQNALSQARTFSSAVPVTGVVVTKLDGTAKGGIVVAVHEALNVPIKYVGVGEQVGDLEPFDADVYAKELVEA